The genomic region AACTGTAGTGTTCTATTGATGGTTGAGTTCCCGACTCGAGCAAGCTAGCCCAGTGTCTTTGACCCTCGTTGACTAGCTGACCATGGGCACATGCTTGTAACACACCAAGGTATGCTACGTGATTCGGTTTCACCTGAAAAAGATTTCAATCATCGTTAATTAATCTCGAACAAGTCGAACAAAAAAAGTTTATATAGCTAAGAAAGAAACGTGTCAAATGGCCAGATGATTGCATAATGCCACAACCAACCCTATTCTGGCCCGTTTAAACTACCTTGGATTCTTCCATACTTGCAAATGTGCTCAAAGCATCCTCTGCAAGCCCATGAACCGCAAACCCGACAATCATCGAGCTCCAAGCTCTCGAATCTTTAATCACCATTTCATCAAAAACCTCTTTAGCTTTTTCTACACACCCACACTTCACATACATATTAAGCAGCGCAGTACTAAGCTTCGTATCCATCGCAATCTTCCGCTTCTTAACATAAGCATGCACCCAGCTCCCAACATCCAATGCCCCCAAACCACCACAAGCAGAGACCACAGTAGCCATAACCACTTCATCCGGGTCAACACCGGCCTTTTGCATATCCCCAAACACCTCCAATGCTTCACTAAACAAGCCAACTTTAGCATACCCATCAATCATAACACTCCAAGCAACCAAACTTCTctcaggcatttcatcaaacaccttccGCGCACACTCAAACTCCTCACATTTCGCATAGAAGTTAACCAGCGAACAGTGCAAAAACGAATTCGTTGAAAAGCCAGATCGTATAACACGTGAATGCACCTGGGAACCCTCTAAAAGCGCCGGTAACATGGAGCAGGATTTCAAAACAAATGAAAGTGTGTAAGTGTTGGGGTTTGGGTGTCCCCTGCTGATCAAAGTTTTGAAAATGGAAAAAGATTGGGGTGAGGGTGGGATATGGGATTGGGAGAAGGCTTTAATGAGGGAATTGTAAGAGAAAATGTTGGGATTTGGGGTTTGAAAGAGTAGTTTTTGGGCGTATTGGAGGTTGCCGAGAGGAGAGAGAGCACAAAAGGAGATGATTTtggagagagagaaggagagggTGGAGAATGATAAGGGTCGAGTGAGGATGTGCGAGTGGATTTGGTGGAGAACTCGCATGTTTGGACATTTTTGGATCAGAGATGCAAGTTTGTGTTCTTGTTCCTCCAGATCTTCTGTGTTTGGAGCAAGGTGATGCAGTAGGCTGTAGAATGGTTCGGTTTCACGTCCGGATTTTCAAAACGCCAGTGAAAGTGTACAGGTGGGCCACGATGTCAATTGTGTCAGGTTGATGGGTTGTAGGTTGGTAGGTTGAAATGTTCAATCCGAACCCGGCTCATATTATTATTCGAGTCAAA from Helianthus annuus cultivar XRQ/B chromosome 10, HanXRQr2.0-SUNRISE, whole genome shotgun sequence harbors:
- the LOC110885523 gene encoding putative pentatricopeptide repeat-containing protein At5g40405: MRVLHQIHSHILTRPLSFSTLSFSLSKIISFCALSPLGNLQYAQKLLFQTPNPNIFSYNSLIKAFSQSHIPPSPQSFSIFKTLISRGHPNPNTYTLSFVLKSCSMLPALLEGSQVHSRVIRSGFSTNSFLHCSLVNFYAKCEEFECARKVFDEMPERSLVAWSVMIDGYAKVGLFSEALEVFGDMQKAGVDPDEVVMATVVSACGGLGALDVGSWVHAYVKKRKIAMDTKLSTALLNMYVKCGCVEKAKEVFDEMVIKDSRAWSSMIVGFAVHGLAEDALSTFASMEESKVKPNHVAYLGVLQACAHGQLVNEGQRHWASLLESGTQPSIEHYSCMVDLFCRANLLQEAYMFIENMPIDPDPVIWRTFLVACKKNKNMEQGELVGQRLLELEPCNPDNYALFSSFYAACSQWSKMGHLRKQMRDNGLKTVPGCSSIEVDGAVHEFVLGDWSHPESKEIKEVLSDILRRVESSGHKPNVLGVLHDVGDEVKEEALCEHSERLAIAYGLMKTRAPVVIRVVKNLRVCDDCHEVTKIISRVYEREIVVRDRVRFHRFVDGACSCKDIW